Proteins encoded in a region of the Leishmania panamensis strain MHOM/PA/94/PSC-1 chromosome 7 sequence genome:
- a CDS encoding hypothetical protein (TriTrypDB/GeneDB-style sysID: LpmP.07.0990) translates to MSVANAAYLTLNGSCLTAGEQTALQCSLPLLSQRYRGTPMQLWGKVAGIKTHYWVVQAFPNGEFAPAVSFYSVDGGNTWAMLSALTEEQAALCEALRGPYQGVPSYEYRMRQDLPAETDEVAVTMPTPDDTVKKAEEDIAAARAAGGANSDDDDEEQSDEEEEEDEEQDGVAVPAPRKRTAKFRILSITEAMRLAHFVLLHDTDCRLAVRGMFVLQDGAAVGVRNSTFGGQPLHHAKKPSCYVKMACAGKEERNRVLYGPTYNPHTDYLMPITDDAPAGVWSVKYNATANVVSVRNLFYEGSLFWYRPGTLECGQIYCGSGERNFDVCFMLSTVAPRT, encoded by the coding sequence ATGTCCGTTGCCAATGCGGCGTACCTCACGCTAAACGGCAGCTGCCTCACGGCAGGGGAGCAGACAGCGCTGCAGTGTTCGCTGCCACTCTTATCGCAACGCTACCGCGGCACACCCATGCAGCTCTGGGGTAAGGTCGCGGGGATCAAGACACACTACTGGGTCGTGCAAGCTTTCCCGAACGGCGAGTTCGCACCGGCCGTCAGCTTCTACAGCGTTGATGGTGGGAACACGTGGGCGATGCTTTCTGCGctgacggaggagcaggcggccCTTTGTGAGGCCCTCCGCGGTCCCTACCAAGGCGTGCCGAGCTACGAGTATAGGATGCGTCAAGATCTCCCGGCCGAGACGGACGAGGTCGCCGTGACGATGCCGACGCCGGATGACACTGTGAAGAAGGCTGAGGAAgacatcgccgccgcccgcgctgctggcggcgccaacagcgacgacgacgatgaggagcagagcgatgaggaggaagaggaggatgaggagcaGGACGGCGTCGCCGTGCCTGCGCCACGTAAGCGCACGGCAAAGTTCCGCATCCTTAGCATCACGGAGGCGATGCGCTTAGCCCACTTCGTGCTGCTACACGACACAGACTGCCGCCTGGCGGTGCGCGGTATGTTCGTCCTGCAAGACGGCGcggctgtgggtgtgcgtaACAGCACCTTTGGTGGCCAGCCTCTGCACCACGCGAAGAAGCCGTCGTGCTACGTAAAGATGGCGTGTgcggggaaggaggagcggaACCGTGTTCTCTACGGTCCCACGTACAACCCGCACACGGATTACCTGATGCCCATCACAGACGATGCTCCAGCAGGTGTGTGGTCTGTCAAGTACAACGCAACAGCGAACGTTGTGAGCGTGCGCAATCTCTTCTACGAAGGCTCTCTCTTCTGGTACCGTCCGGGCACACTGGAGTGCGGACAGATCTACTGCGGCTCTGGAGAGCGCAACTTTGACGTATGCTTCATGTTGTCGACGGTTGCTCCTAGGACGTAG